A window of the Streptomyces sp. NBC_00454 genome harbors these coding sequences:
- a CDS encoding discoidin domain-containing protein, translating into MYAPEGSPTTPPTTPPATTPPPAPPADSNLAQGRPAADTSHTQGYVAGNVTDGNAGSYWESNNNNAFPQSLTVDLGAQRTVGRLVLKLPSSWGTRTQTLSVLGSADNTAWTTLKNSASYTFTEGTNTVAITLPSTGVRYLRLTFTANNGWPAGQLSELEAYTS; encoded by the coding sequence GTGTACGCACCCGAAGGCAGCCCGACCACCCCGCCCACCACGCCTCCCGCGACGACTCCTCCTCCCGCTCCCCCGGCCGACTCCAACCTGGCGCAGGGCCGCCCCGCGGCCGACACCAGCCACACCCAGGGCTACGTGGCCGGCAATGTCACCGACGGCAACGCGGGCAGCTACTGGGAGAGCAACAACAACAACGCTTTCCCCCAGTCGCTCACCGTCGACCTCGGCGCCCAGCGCACCGTCGGCCGCCTCGTCCTGAAGCTCCCCTCCTCCTGGGGCACCCGGACACAGACGCTGTCCGTGCTCGGATCGGCCGACAACACGGCCTGGACGACACTGAAGAACTCCGCCTCGTACACGTTCACCGAGGGCACGAACACCGTCGCCATCACCCTTCCCTCCACAGGCGTTCGGTACCTGCGCCTGACCTTCACCGCGAACAACGGCTGGCCGGCCGGCCAGCTTTCGGAACTGGAGGCGTACACCTCGTAA
- a CDS encoding MarR family transcriptional regulator: protein MEYSHTDAELIKQPIGYWSWAAYKAVVTRTRGALDGIGTTQPQWWVLAQVARADTVKTREEVSHLLRDYLDEGREALESEMDRTIAQGWITEDAEGRLGMTAEGRAFYDKAAALQSELWAERHADVSDEEYLTTLKVLQRLIHNTGGRAWHH from the coding sequence ATGGAGTATTCGCACACTGACGCCGAACTGATCAAGCAGCCCATCGGCTACTGGAGTTGGGCCGCCTACAAGGCCGTCGTCACCCGCACCCGGGGCGCACTCGACGGGATCGGTACCACCCAGCCGCAGTGGTGGGTCCTCGCGCAAGTCGCGCGTGCCGACACCGTCAAGACCCGCGAAGAGGTGTCGCACCTCCTGCGTGACTACCTTGACGAGGGCCGGGAAGCCCTGGAGTCGGAGATGGATCGGACCATTGCCCAGGGCTGGATCACCGAGGACGCGGAGGGGCGGCTGGGCATGACGGCAGAGGGGCGGGCGTTCTACGACAAGGCTGCGGCCCTCCAGAGCGAACTGTGGGCGGAACGGCACGCGGACGTCTCCGACGAGGAATACCTCACCACGCTCAAGGTGCTGCAGCGACTCATCCACAACACGGGCGGGCGTGCCTGGCACCACTAG
- a CDS encoding alpha/beta hydrolase family protein yields MRMPPRSLRRCLLPVTAVASVILGTASCGNAQPEVVGSAKVSAQDATAGSARLTYDFGDSAYAPPGLDGKRTELKAAVTYPRKLEGGKHPLVMMLHGWGDTCAAGDEPVRGQGWPCAKGAEPVGNYLGYSYLAEALADKGYIVVSVAANGIQAQEKNQGQVARAALLDKHLEMWEQLSTGEGPLRELKQFTDHVDLDRVGTLGHSRGGGGVLAQALDSHKLPPGVHLRATLALAPAMNGINADKEHITRVPLSLVAGTCDAMWEDSKVPVAMAAGNPHVEHHDVPGGNHNFFNTVWTPGTGPAFATDDVTVDHRNRPGGRCESTNATGTPQQLEPTEQREIAIRYATAFFDKYLK; encoded by the coding sequence ATGCGTATGCCCCCTCGCTCCCTGCGCCGCTGCCTCCTCCCCGTGACGGCCGTCGCCTCGGTCATCCTGGGGACCGCTTCCTGCGGCAACGCCCAGCCCGAGGTCGTCGGCTCGGCCAAGGTCTCCGCGCAGGACGCAACGGCCGGTTCGGCCCGGCTCACCTACGACTTCGGTGACAGCGCCTACGCGCCGCCGGGCCTGGACGGCAAGCGTACGGAGCTGAAGGCCGCCGTCACCTACCCGCGCAAGCTGGAAGGGGGCAAGCATCCCCTGGTGATGATGCTGCACGGCTGGGGCGACACCTGCGCCGCGGGTGACGAGCCGGTCCGCGGCCAGGGCTGGCCGTGCGCCAAGGGCGCCGAGCCGGTCGGCAACTACCTGGGCTACTCCTACCTCGCCGAGGCACTGGCCGACAAGGGATACATCGTGGTGTCGGTGGCGGCCAACGGCATCCAGGCCCAGGAGAAGAACCAGGGCCAGGTCGCGCGGGCGGCCCTGCTGGACAAGCATCTGGAGATGTGGGAGCAGCTGTCCACCGGGGAAGGCCCGCTGCGGGAGCTCAAGCAGTTCACGGACCACGTGGACCTCGACCGGGTCGGCACGCTCGGACACTCCCGCGGCGGCGGCGGTGTCCTCGCCCAGGCCCTGGACAGCCACAAGCTCCCGCCCGGCGTGCACCTCCGCGCCACCCTCGCACTCGCGCCCGCCATGAACGGCATCAACGCGGACAAGGAACACATCACCCGCGTTCCCCTCTCCCTGGTCGCCGGAACCTGCGACGCCATGTGGGAGGACAGCAAAGTCCCCGTCGCGATGGCCGCCGGGAACCCGCACGTCGAACACCACGACGTACCCGGCGGCAACCACAACTTCTTCAACACGGTCTGGACCCCCGGCACCGGACCGGCCTTCGCAACCGACGACGTCACCGTCGACCACCGCAATCGCCCCGGCGGCCGGTGCGAGAGCACGAACGCAACCGGCACCCCCCAGCAGCTGGAGCCCACCGAGCAACGCGAGATCGCGATCCGCTACGCCACCGCGTTCTTCGACAAGTACCTGAAATAG
- a CDS encoding discoidin domain-containing protein — translation MRRLLAVAVVAVVGMAWMPAVPASAVPGSTRATTAASTVAGATTGFSSYEGESGALGGGAAVTSVTAAPTDQYSSAALEASGHAYVRLGGTGQSVGWTNTTGQPISFLNVRASIPDSPSGGGITATLNLYVNGTFRQALNLNSKQSWVYEGNNNYNTSDNQNPADGNPRVFWDEVHAFVTGAPIPAGATFSLRQDSANTASFYDIDVIDVENPPPPLAQPAGSISITSCGAVADNSPTNGSADSQATDSGPAIQSCMNQAQSQGKTLWIPQGTFYVKGTTGLHAQGITIAGAGQWYSTVYRDVPVPNTTPLAALFSVTSCAVRDFHIDANAVSRSTIGGDGGAMDTTGSNWSADGIWTQHTMSGFWASGTGGKVSNSRLTSIWADGINVNNVSLGADTGDTLTVTNNFVRGTGDDAIAVNSVNYNTNGDGSRTYYHPMANVTVSNNTSIAPWGGKGVAIYGGSGHQVTNNQVSDTARYIGLGAGRFGVNGDDLLSATVTGNTVLRSGGNAYGQGQPALHVGNGGDGQNTGIVDKVNVTGNTVGDSLYDGIGFSTSTDTLLKENTITNPGRGGVAIAPPFYPAPTGSATITGNTLTGLKSGMTAFVNNSSGFTASVSGNSWQGTTTPQGPYGGTPAAVPGTVQAENYDTGGQGAAYNVTSINGNGSAYRSDGVDLESTSDTGGGQNLGWTSGGQWFRYTVNVASAGTYTVGLRLAAPSAVTGALHLSDASGTNLSGAISIPATGGWQSWTTVTATVALPAGKQTLTVDQDHGGWNLNQLTFAVPGGNPTPTDLAAGRPTTETSHTGVYSSSNATDGNQNSYWESANNAFPQWIQVDLGSAQIAGKVVLRLPATWGARNQTLTVQGSTDGAAFTTLKSSASYTFDPAANNTVTLTFPATAQRYIRVTVSANTGWPAGQFSEFEVWNP, via the coding sequence ATGAGACGACTCCTTGCGGTGGCGGTCGTCGCCGTCGTAGGCATGGCGTGGATGCCCGCGGTCCCGGCAAGCGCCGTCCCCGGATCGACGCGAGCCACGACCGCCGCGAGTACGGTGGCCGGCGCCACGACCGGGTTCAGCAGCTACGAGGGCGAGTCCGGAGCCCTCGGAGGCGGCGCGGCCGTCACCTCGGTGACAGCGGCGCCGACCGATCAGTACTCCAGCGCCGCGCTGGAGGCGTCCGGCCATGCGTACGTCCGTCTCGGCGGCACGGGGCAGTCCGTCGGGTGGACCAACACCACCGGACAGCCCATCAGCTTCCTCAACGTCCGGGCCAGCATCCCCGATTCGCCATCCGGCGGTGGCATCACCGCCACGCTGAACCTGTACGTCAACGGCACGTTCCGGCAGGCACTGAACCTCAACTCCAAGCAGAGCTGGGTGTACGAGGGCAACAACAACTACAACACCAGCGACAACCAGAACCCGGCCGACGGCAACCCGCGCGTGTTCTGGGACGAGGTGCACGCCTTCGTCACCGGCGCGCCCATCCCGGCCGGTGCCACGTTCTCCCTCCGGCAGGACTCCGCCAACACCGCGTCCTTCTACGACATCGACGTGATCGACGTGGAGAACCCGCCGCCACCGCTCGCCCAGCCGGCCGGGTCGATCTCCATCACCAGCTGCGGAGCGGTCGCCGACAACAGCCCGACCAACGGCTCCGCCGACAGTCAGGCCACCGACAGCGGCCCCGCCATCCAGAGCTGCATGAACCAGGCCCAGTCACAGGGCAAGACGCTCTGGATTCCTCAGGGCACCTTCTACGTGAAGGGCACCACCGGTCTGCACGCACAGGGCATCACCATCGCCGGCGCAGGCCAGTGGTACAGCACCGTCTACCGCGACGTACCGGTACCCAACACCACGCCGCTGGCGGCCCTGTTCTCCGTCACGTCCTGCGCCGTGCGCGACTTCCACATCGACGCCAACGCGGTCAGCCGCAGCACCATCGGCGGCGACGGCGGCGCCATGGACACCACCGGCAGCAACTGGTCGGCCGACGGCATCTGGACCCAGCACACCATGTCCGGCTTCTGGGCCTCGGGCACCGGAGGCAAGGTGAGCAACAGCCGCCTGACCTCGATCTGGGCGGACGGCATCAATGTCAACAACGTCTCGCTCGGAGCAGACACCGGAGACACCCTGACCGTCACCAACAACTTCGTGCGAGGCACGGGAGACGACGCGATCGCCGTCAACTCGGTCAACTACAACACCAACGGCGACGGTTCCAGGACCTACTACCACCCGATGGCCAACGTCACGGTCAGCAACAACACCTCGATAGCGCCGTGGGGCGGCAAGGGCGTCGCGATCTATGGGGGCAGTGGTCACCAGGTCACCAACAACCAGGTCAGCGACACCGCGCGCTACATCGGCCTGGGAGCCGGCCGCTTCGGCGTCAACGGCGACGACCTGCTCTCCGCGACCGTCACGGGTAACACCGTGCTCCGCTCCGGAGGCAACGCGTACGGCCAGGGGCAGCCGGCCCTGCACGTCGGCAACGGCGGCGACGGCCAGAACACCGGGATCGTCGACAAGGTCAACGTCACCGGAAACACCGTCGGCGACTCCCTCTACGACGGAATCGGCTTCTCCACCTCGACCGACACCCTGCTGAAGGAGAACACGATCACCAACCCGGGCCGAGGCGGTGTGGCGATCGCACCTCCCTTCTACCCGGCGCCCACCGGATCCGCCACCATCACGGGCAACACCCTCACCGGGCTGAAATCCGGCATGACCGCCTTCGTCAACAACTCGAGCGGCTTTACGGCGTCGGTCAGCGGCAACAGCTGGCAGGGCACCACCACCCCGCAAGGCCCCTACGGCGGCACGCCCGCGGCCGTACCCGGCACCGTACAGGCGGAGAACTATGACACCGGCGGCCAGGGCGCGGCGTACAACGTCACCTCCATCAACGGCAACGGTTCCGCCTACCGCTCCGACGGCGTGGACCTGGAGAGCACCTCGGACACCGGCGGGGGCCAGAACCTGGGCTGGACCAGCGGTGGCCAATGGTTCCGCTACACCGTGAACGTCGCCTCCGCGGGCACGTACACCGTCGGCCTGCGACTGGCGGCCCCCTCCGCCGTCACCGGCGCTCTGCACCTGTCCGACGCCTCGGGCACGAACCTCAGCGGCGCCATCAGCATCCCCGCGACCGGAGGTTGGCAGTCCTGGACCACGGTCACCGCCACCGTCGCACTTCCGGCCGGCAAGCAGACCCTGACGGTCGACCAGGACCACGGCGGGTGGAACCTCAACCAGCTCACCTTCGCCGTTCCGGGCGGGAACCCCACGCCGACCGACCTGGCCGCGGGCAGACCCACCACCGAGACCAGCCACACCGGTGTCTACTCGTCGTCAAATGCCACGGACGGCAACCAGAACAGCTACTGGGAGAGCGCCAACAACGCCTTCCCGCAGTGGATCCAGGTCGACCTCGGTTCCGCACAGATCGCCGGCAAGGTCGTTCTGCGGCTTCCCGCCACCTGGGGCGCCCGCAACCAGACCCTGACCGTCCAGGGCTCCACCGACGGCGCGGCCTTCACCACACTGAAGTCCTCCGCCTCCTACACCTTCGACCCCGCCGCCAACAACACCGTCACCCTCACCTTCCCCGCCACCGCACAGCGCTATATCCGGGTCACCGTCTCCGCGAACACCGGCTGGCCCGCCGGCCAGTTCTCGGAGTTCGAGGTGTGGAACCCGTAA
- a CDS encoding serine hydrolase domain-containing protein, which produces MTDIDGVCEPRFAAVREALAASLGSHDVGASAAVYVDGEPVVDIWGGYADADRSVRWERDTLTNVNSTTKNMTALCALILADRGQLDLSAPVAAYWPEFAVAGKEGVLVRHALSHTAGLPDLSGLKAVEELYDWEGVTAGLAAQAPEWEPGTAAGYHALTFGFLVGEIVSRITGRSLGEFFAEEVAGPLGADFHIGLPSEDDHRVVPLIPPQSLTDEYASSAPPGPDGARREYTGAAIRVRDVNSVAWRRAQIPAVNGFGNARSVALAQSVLANQGSAGGVRLLSPRGCEPAWQEVFRGDDLVLRTPMSWTVGFGKFGNTFGWGGWGGSLVVSDPDSRMTVAYVMNQMIDRDRQEDNRGMEIVMAAYGGLR; this is translated from the coding sequence ATGACTGATATTGATGGAGTATGCGAGCCGCGGTTTGCCGCGGTCCGTGAGGCGCTTGCGGCTTCGCTCGGCAGCCACGACGTGGGTGCCTCGGCGGCCGTCTACGTCGACGGCGAGCCGGTGGTCGACATCTGGGGTGGGTACGCCGATGCGGACCGTTCCGTCAGGTGGGAGCGCGACACCCTCACCAACGTGAACTCAACGACCAAGAACATGACCGCCCTGTGTGCGCTGATCCTCGCCGACCGAGGCCAGCTCGATCTGTCCGCGCCGGTCGCCGCCTATTGGCCCGAGTTCGCCGTGGCCGGCAAGGAGGGCGTGCTGGTCCGGCACGCCCTGTCACACACCGCGGGGCTGCCGGACCTGTCCGGGCTGAAGGCGGTCGAGGAGCTCTACGACTGGGAGGGCGTGACGGCGGGGCTGGCCGCGCAGGCTCCCGAATGGGAACCCGGAACGGCGGCCGGCTATCACGCGCTCACCTTCGGGTTCCTCGTCGGTGAGATCGTCAGCCGCATCACCGGACGCAGTCTCGGCGAGTTCTTCGCCGAAGAGGTGGCGGGGCCGCTGGGCGCGGACTTCCACATCGGGCTTCCTTCGGAGGACGACCACCGCGTCGTGCCGCTGATCCCCCCGCAGTCGCTGACCGACGAGTACGCCTCCAGCGCGCCGCCCGGGCCGGACGGCGCACGCCGGGAGTACACCGGTGCCGCGATCCGCGTCAGGGACGTCAACTCCGTGGCGTGGCGTCGTGCGCAGATCCCGGCGGTGAACGGCTTCGGCAACGCCCGGTCTGTCGCCCTCGCCCAGTCGGTACTGGCAAACCAGGGATCGGCCGGCGGGGTGCGACTGCTGTCCCCCCGGGGCTGTGAGCCCGCGTGGCAGGAGGTGTTCCGCGGCGACGACCTGGTCCTGCGGACGCCGATGTCCTGGACCGTGGGCTTCGGCAAGTTCGGCAACACCTTCGGCTGGGGCGGCTGGGGCGGCTCGCTGGTCGTGAGCGATCCCGACTCGCGCATGACGGTGGCCTACGTCATGAACCAGATGATCGACCGGGACCGGCAGGAGGACAACCGCGGCATGGAGATCGTCATGGCCGCCTACGGCGGACTGCGCTGA